The sequence TGAGCGAAAATAAAAAAGCACAAATTTTAATACTTGAAGACGAAGAGGATTTGCTAGAGCTTATAGAGTATAATTTGCAAAAGGCAAATTTTGAAACTATTGGTTTTTTAAATCATAAATATGTTGAATCTTTTTTGCAAGAAGAAGGTGGGGATTTAATGATAGTAGATAGAAATTTGCCAAATTGTGAAGGTAGTGAATTTGTTGTTAGTTTGAGAAAAAAAGGTTATGAAATTCCTGTCATTTTTTTAACTGCAAAAGATAAAGATAAAGATATTGAAGAGGGTTTTTTGCGTGGTGGGGATGATTATATGACAAAACCTTTTAATATGAATGAGTTAATTTTAAGAATAAAAGCCATTTTAACACGCACAAGTCCATCTGTCAGTGAAATTTTAAAATATAAAGATTTAACACTTGATTTAACAAAAAGAAAGCTTTTTATCGACAAAGATGAAGTGGTTTTAACTAAACTTGAATTTGATCTTTTAAAAACACTCATACAAAATAAAAATATAGTTTTAAAGCGTGAATATCTTCTTGAAAATGTTTGGGAAGAGGATGAAATACTACAAGATAAAACAGTAAATGTAGCTATAAATAGACTTACTAAAAAAATAGATCCAAATAAAACAAAAAATTATATAAAATCCATTTGGGGCGTTGGTTATATACTATGCTAAAGCTTC is a genomic window of Campylobacter blaseri containing:
- a CDS encoding response regulator transcription factor, which produces MSENKKAQILILEDEEDLLELIEYNLQKANFETIGFLNHKYVESFLQEEGGDLMIVDRNLPNCEGSEFVVSLRKKGYEIPVIFLTAKDKDKDIEEGFLRGGDDYMTKPFNMNELILRIKAILTRTSPSVSEILKYKDLTLDLTKRKLFIDKDEVVLTKLEFDLLKTLIQNKNIVLKREYLLENVWEEDEILQDKTVNVAINRLTKKIDPNKTKNYIKSIWGVGYILC